The region CTCTAGTAAGGTTCAAATCTAAATGTTTTGGTCCTTCAGGCGTAGCTGTAATAAAAGGTAAATTTATCTCACTTTGCGTAGCATTTGAGAGCTCTATTTTTGCTTTTTCTGCAGCTTCAGTCAATCTTTGCAAAGCTTGCTTATCTTGTCTGAGATCAATTCCCTCATTTGATTTAAAAGTATTAGCTAAGTGATCTACAATACATCTATCAAAATCATCACCACCTAAATGTGTATCTCCAGATGTAGATAGAACTTCAGTTACTCCATCACCTGCTTCAATAACTGAGACATCAAATGTTCCTCCCCCTAAATCAAAAACAAGAATTTTTTCATTTTCTTTATCCAAACCATATGCTAAAGCCGCAGCGGTTGGTTCATTAACAATTCTGAGGACTTCTAAACCTGCAATCTTTCCAGCATCTTTAGTAGCCTGTCTTTGTGAATCATTAAAATAAGCTGGAACTGTAATTACGGCTTGTGTAACTTTTTCACCAAGGTATTTACCCGCATCATCTGCTAACTTTCTTAAAACTTGAGAACTTACCTCTTCAGGAGAAAACTGCTTATCCAAAACAGGGCATTTTAATTTGACACTAGAACCAGATTTTTCAACAGAATAACTAACTTCTTTAGATTCTTCATTAACTTCATCAACTCTTCTTCCAACAAAACGTTTTGCTGAATAAAAAGTATTTTCAGGGTTCATTACAGCCTGTCTTTTGGCTATTTGTCCAACAAGCTGATCTTGATTTTTTGTATATGCAACAACTGATGGAGTAGTTCTGAAACCCTCAGCATTTGCTATTACAGTAGGTTTACCACCTTCCATTACAGCAACACAACTATTAGTTGTTCCTAAATCAATTCCTACAACCTTACCCATGGCTATACTCTTTATATTTGTTATTCTCCATAATCGGTCATTGACGTCATTATTGTTACTCAAAGATGGGGTGTGGTTCCCGAACAGATCATTATTTTAAAGAAAAATTCTAAACATGATTTCAAGTAAGACATCTTTTATAGCATTAATCGGCAATCCGGTAAGCCATTCATTGTCACCGATTATGCAAAATGCTGCATTCCAATATTTAGGCCTAGATTTAATTTATATTGCTATCCCTTGCAAAGATGAAGATCTAGAATTGGTTCTGAATTCTTTGAAAAAAATTAATTGCAAAGGTTTAAATATTACAATTCCCCATAAAGAAAAAGTATTTAACCTATGTAGTGAAATTTCGCCTATTGCAAACAAACTGAAAGCCATTAATACCCTGAAATTAAATTCTAAAAAAGAATGGAGCGCAACTAATACTGATTTAGAAGGATTTATTTATCCATTAAAAAATTTTAACTTAGCAAGGAAAAATTCAATAGTTCTTGGCTCCGGGGGTGCAGCAAAATCTGTTATTCAAGGTTTAATAAATTTAAATCTTTCAAAAATTTCAGTAATATCACGTAACAAATCATCATTAGATAAATTAATAAAAAACTTTGAAAATCAAATTGAACTTCAGAGCTTCTTAAGTAACGATAATCAAGCTCAAAATTTAATTGAGGAAGCAGATTTAGTTGTAAATGCAACACCAGTAGGAATGAAAACAGCCAAAAATGAAATGAATTTATTGCCTTATGGAGATTATTTTTGGAGATCTCTTAACTCAAAAACAATTGTTTATGATTTAATCTATAATCCTTCTCCGACTCATCTATTAAAATTTAGTGCCAATAAAGGATGCATGACTATCGATGGTTTGCAAATGCTTGTTGCTCAGGGATTAAAATCATTATCATTTTGGACAAATGGCTTAGAAGTACCTTTTCATATTATGAATGATGCACTCAAAAATCATCTTTAAAATAATGCTAATTTTTAAGGAAATGCACATCATGATGTATCGTTATAGTTGAACAGACGCTCATGTCATCAATTATATGAGCCAAAGACCTTGTCTGAAACTATGAACGATCTACAATCTTATTACGAAACCATGTATATCCTCCGCCCAGATATTGCGGAAGATGAAGTAACTAACCACATTGATAAATACAATAAGCTTTTAGAAGAATTTGGCGGTACCATCCTCGATAGTCAAATGAGGGGTAAGAGAAGATTAGCCTATCAAATTGCAAAACATAGAGAAGGTATTTACGTCCAACTAAGTCATCAAGGAGATGGACAACATATTTTCAAAATCGAAAAAGCAATGAGACTTAGTGAAGATGTTATTAGATACATGACCGTAAAACAAGAAGGGCCTTTGCCAACTCCAAGACCCTCTACGAAGAGTTCAAGTAAAACAGATGGTAAAGAAAATCCAGAAACTAAAGTTGAATCTAAGGAAGAAAAACCAATAGTAAGCGCAGATACTTTAACTTCGGCAAAAGATGATACTGAAACTAAAGAAAAAGCAGAATCTTAAATGTTAATCTTTTATTTTTGAATTTAATTCAGCCCATATTTTATTAGACATACCCCACATATAAATAAAACCCTCCGCTAAAGAATGATTAAAAACATCCTCTTTGCTATAAGTTGCCAAATCTTCTCTGTAAAGTGAATTATTTTCCGACATTCTCCCAATAACTATTGCGTTCCCCTTATGAAGTCTAATCTTTACTCTTCCATTAACTGAAGTTTGAGTCGACGAAATAAATGAATCTAAACTATCTTTAAGAGGTCCAAACCAAAAACCTTGATAAACAAGTTGACCCCATTTTTTTTCAACTATTCCTTTAAAGTCAATAACGTCTGGGTTTAATGTAATGCTTTCTAATTCTTTATGAGCTTTGATTAAAAGCGAGAGGCCTGGTGTTTCGTAAATCTCTCTACTTTTAATTCCTACTACTCGATCTTCAATCATATCAATTCTTCCAAAACCATGCTCACCTGCGAGAAGATTAGCTTTTTTAATAATCTCTACGGGGGTTAAAGATTCATCATTAAATCCAACAGGGACGCCATTTTTAAAAATAATTTCTATTTCTTGAGGAGAATCAGGTGAGTTCTCAATAGATGATGTCATTGCAAAAATATCTTCAGGTGCTTCTTTCATTGGGTCTTCTAATATGCCTGCTTCAATACTCCTACCAAGTAAATTAACATCTATTGAATATGGTGATTTTTTTGATACAGGTGCAGGAATACCAAATTTTTCTCCGTACACTATTGCCTCTTCCCTACTCATATTCCATTCCCTTGCAGGAGTAATTATTTTTAAATCAGGACCTAAAGCATTTATAGCTAAATCAAATCGAACTTGATCATTCCCTTTACCAGTGCATCCATGAGCTACTGCATCAGCATTAAACTCTCGAGCAATATTTACAAGATTTTCTGCAATTAAAGGCCTAGCAAGAGCTGTAGATAAAGGATATTTATCTAAATATAATGCGTTTGCTCTAATGGCTGGAAAAGCGTATCTCTCAACAAAACTATTAACTAAATTGCCAACAATTGATTGAGATGCGCCAGAATTCAAAGCTTTTTGCCTAATAAGCTCTAAATCCTCGCCTTGACCAAGATCTGCGACAAAAGTAACCACTTCTGAAATTCCATATTCATTCTTTAAATAGGGAATGCAAACGCTCGTATCTACGCCACCAGAATAAGCTAGTACAACTTTTTTTGCCTGCTGCATCTAAATTTGCTCCATAAATTAAAATTTTTTGACGTAATTAAGAATTTGAAAACTTATTAAAGACTAATACTATTGTAACTAAAAGAGCTGGACCAAAAACTAGTAATAAGAGAAGAAAGTTATTAATTATTAAAACATTGGGATTCAAATATCCAAAAAGCTTTAATAATCCAGACATCAATAATGAAATTAGCCAGATAAAAAAGTATTTTAAATTTCCTTTATCAAACAAAGTTTTTAGTGTGCATTATTATGTATTATCTTATATATAGAACATTACCTATAATGGATTCAAACAAACTAAAACTTAGATTAGACGATATTTCCGAAGTCAATCCCGCTTTAACTTGCTACCACAGAGATGATCCAGCTCCTGTATTGCCATTAAGAGAGGAGCCTGATCTACTATCTTGGCTTGAAAATACAGGTAGACTCGTTGCCGAAAAAGATGGAGATTCCCAAGAGATTAGTACAATAGAGGAAGAAGAACTTTCAGCGCTAATGGGGGAAAAGGAAGATTATAAAACTGAAGAAGATCCTTCATTAGAAGATGATTGGGAAGATTAAAAAGTTTAACTTTGAATCTTTATTTATATTAAATACTTTTGCTTTAATAGTTACCTCCTATTTTTTTAATAATTTTATTTTTACAGGAGTTTTCATACTATTCTTCTTTATTTCTATTTTTACAACGAAAAATGGTCT is a window of Prochlorococcus marinus XMU1419 DNA encoding:
- the rpsF gene encoding 30S ribosomal protein S6, with the translated sequence MNDLQSYYETMYILRPDIAEDEVTNHIDKYNKLLEEFGGTILDSQMRGKRRLAYQIAKHREGIYVQLSHQGDGQHIFKIEKAMRLSEDVIRYMTVKQEGPLPTPRPSTKSSSKTDGKENPETKVESKEEKPIVSADTLTSAKDDTETKEKAES
- a CDS encoding argininosuccinate synthase, with translation MQQAKKVVLAYSGGVDTSVCIPYLKNEYGISEVVTFVADLGQGEDLELIRQKALNSGASQSIVGNLVNSFVERYAFPAIRANALYLDKYPLSTALARPLIAENLVNIAREFNADAVAHGCTGKGNDQVRFDLAINALGPDLKIITPAREWNMSREEAIVYGEKFGIPAPVSKKSPYSIDVNLLGRSIEAGILEDPMKEAPEDIFAMTSSIENSPDSPQEIEIIFKNGVPVGFNDESLTPVEIIKKANLLAGEHGFGRIDMIEDRVVGIKSREIYETPGLSLLIKAHKELESITLNPDVIDFKGIVEKKWGQLVYQGFWFGPLKDSLDSFISSTQTSVNGRVKIRLHKGNAIVIGRMSENNSLYREDLATYSKEDVFNHSLAEGFIYMWGMSNKIWAELNSKIKD
- a CDS encoding shikimate dehydrogenase yields the protein MISSKTSFIALIGNPVSHSLSPIMQNAAFQYLGLDLIYIAIPCKDEDLELVLNSLKKINCKGLNITIPHKEKVFNLCSEISPIANKLKAINTLKLNSKKEWSATNTDLEGFIYPLKNFNLARKNSIVLGSGGAAKSVIQGLINLNLSKISVISRNKSSLDKLIKNFENQIELQSFLSNDNQAQNLIEEADLVVNATPVGMKTAKNEMNLLPYGDYFWRSLNSKTIVYDLIYNPSPTHLLKFSANKGCMTIDGLQMLVAQGLKSLSFWTNGLEVPFHIMNDALKNHL
- a CDS encoding DUF3134 family protein, giving the protein MDSNKLKLRLDDISEVNPALTCYHRDDPAPVLPLREEPDLLSWLENTGRLVAEKDGDSQEISTIEEEELSALMGEKEDYKTEEDPSLEDDWED